TCCTGTATGTCTTTTACCACAGGCACAGTAGCCGTTGCCGTCAATGCCAGCACAGGTGAAGCAGGAAAGAACTCGCGTAAAACGGCTATTTTAAGATATGGTGGCCGGAAATCATAACCCCATTGCGAAATGCAATGTGCTTCGTCGATGGCTAAAAGGGTCACTTTCATCCTGTGCAGGTTCACCTGAAAAGCCTCCGATTGTATCCGCTCCGGCGACAAATAAAGAAATTTCATGTTGCCGTAAATGCAGTTGTTTAACACCACATCTATTTCGGAGCTGTGCATCCCGGAATGAATGGCAGCAGCTTTGATACCTTTCCTGCGCAGGTTTTCAACCTGGTCGCGCATCAGTGCGATAAGAGGTGTAATGACCAGGCACATGCCTTCTATAGCCAGTGCAGGCACCTGGAAACAAACCGATTTGCCACCGCCTGTCGGCAGAAGAGCCAGGGTGTCCTTTCCTTCCAGGACAGAGTTTATGATCTCCTCCTGTAATGGCCTGAAGGAGGCATATCCCCAATAGTTGCGAAGAATATCGTGTATCGACAAAACCGTAAAGCTTTTCTTTTCTTTTACTATTACAATAATAACAGGAAATTCAATAAATTCTTTCTGTGTCGCAGAATAAATTATAAACATCCCTGGTGATTTTAATAATTTTGCCGGGATTTCTCATAAATAAATATATGCGTATCTTCTTCATCGGATACATGGGCAGCGGCAAAACACAAACCGGCAGACTCCTCGCTGAAAGGATGAATCTTGAATTTCTGGACATTGACCATCTCTTCGAAGAAAAATACAGAATCAGCATCAGCGCTTTTTATAAAAAGTATGGCGAAGAGCTTTTCCGTACCCTGGAACACAAGCTTCTCCGCGACAATCTTCACCACGACAATATGGTGATGTCGGTGGGTGGCGGAACACCATGTTTTCATGACAATATCCAATTGATGAACGACCATGGTATCACGGTTTATTTAAAAGTACCGGCAGAAGAGCTTTATCATCGTCTCTCGACATCCAGAAAGTCCAGGCCAATGCTCTATAATAAAACTGACGAAAGCTTAAGAACGCATATCTTTAATCAGGTTGCTGAACGGCAATTATTTTATGCTCAGGCAAAAATAACAGTGGAGGAAAAAGGGCTGGATATCGGAAAACTTGTTGAAATGATCAGCGCGTTTAATAAATAAGGCAGGTCGACAGTAGGCAGTTGGCAGTCGGCAGTCGGCAGATTTGCGGTATCTGAGTCTTTAGACCTGAAGACCTGATACCTCAAGACCTGTAACCTGTAACCTATAACCTGCAACCTGCAACCTGCAACCTGCACCTACACCTTTTTCCTGAGCAATAAAGCCACATTCTCCACATGATGCGTATGAGGGAACATATCGATGGGCTGGAGCTTTTCAATCCTGTATAAATCTTTCATCAATGCGATGTCCCTTGCCTGGGTGGCAGGATTACAGCTGATATACACGACTTTTTCGGGTGACAGGGATAATATCTGCCTGACCACCTTTTCGTGCATACCTGCACGTGGCGGATCGGTGATGATCACATCAGGTTTGCCGTTGGCACTGATAAAATCCTCATCAAGTAGTTTGGCGATATCACCTGCAAAAAACTGTGTATTATGAATATCATTAAAAATGGCATTATCCCTGGCATCCTCCACTGCCGATGCCACATATTCCAACCCGATGACTTTTACGGCGTTAAATGACAGCATGTTGGCAATGGTGCCTGTGCCGGTGTAAAGGTCATACACCAACTCCTTTCCGGACAGGCCTGCAAAATCGTGGATGATATGGTAAAGCCGGTGAGCCTGCAAGGGATTGGTTTGAAAAAATGACACCGGGCCAATCCTGAACCTGATGGTGCGGTTTTTATTCCCGGGCACAGGCATAGTCTCAATGATATATGGCTGGCCACTGAATAACCTGATCTCCAGGTCAGAGATGATGTCATTTCTTTTCTCATTGATGACGAACATCAGCGAGGTGATGCCGGGGATTGTTGTGGACAAATATTCCAGTAATTTTCTGATCCGTTTTTCTTCATACTGCCTGAAAACGAGGATAGTCATAAGGTCATCGCCGGTGGTGGTACGGATGATCAGGTTGCGCAGGAATCCCCGCCAGTTTCGCACATCGTAGAAATCAAGATTATTTTGTCCGGCATACTCTTTTACTGCCAACCTGATGGCATTGGAAGGATTCTTTTGCAGACAGCACCTGTTAATGTCGAGCACCCTGTCGTATATGCCGGGCACATGAAAACCCGCAGCGTTCATTTCACGCGACAGACCTGCTGCCATATCCTGTGCTGTGAGCCACCGTCTGTTCGAAAAAGTGAATTCCAGTTTATTCCGGTAATATAACGTCTCAGCAGATGGTAAAATAGGAGATATTTCAGGTACGTCCAGTTTGCCTATTCTGGTGAAGCTATCGACGACCTGCTTTTGTTTATAATAAAGCTGATGTTCATAGGCCATGTGCTGCCAGGAACAGCCGCCACAAATGCCAAAATGCTCACATACCGGTTCAATGCGTTTATCTGACAGGACATGAAAATGGATAGCGTTACCTTCAAGATAGGATCTCTTGTCTTTGGTGATCCGGATGTCAGCTACATCACCGGGCGCTGCATAAGGCACGAAGACCACAAGGTCATCTATTCTTGCGACAGCTTTCCCTTCGGAGCCGGCGTCAGTTATCTCGACTTTTTCGTAAATCCGGTTTATTTTCCTGTTCATTGTTCAGCCTGGTACTGGATCGTACTGGAATTTTGTACAAAGATCGCAAAGAATTGCCCATCTGTAAAAAATACATTTTAATAGAATACGGATTAAACGGATTAAACGGATTGTCACGGATAAAGGGATAGAAGTTACCTTTTTCTATTTCCGTGAATCTCCGTGAATTTCCGTGTAATCCGCGTTCCATTATTTGAATATTTTTAAAATGATAATAGCCTCATTTTGCAAATGAATTTAAAATATTTTATATTTACCAATTCATAAAATTTGTGATGATCCACATCGTCAACTGGCTCGAAGTACATAAGCTGCCGTGTCTGTATGAGAAATACCTGGGTGTCCCCTGTCCCGGGTGTGGCATGCAGACTGCTTTCATCCACCTGTTGCGGGGGCAGGTCATGGAAAGCCTGAAGACTTATCCTCCTCTCATCCCGTTGCTGATAGTCATGGTTTTTCTCATACTTCATTTGTTTTTCAGATTCAAACTCGGCGCTGTCATTATAAAAGTTTCCGTGATTATTACAGCCTCCGTTATGGCAATAAATTACATTTTTCATTTATTAACACTCTAATAACATCATCTTATGGAAAACCAGGAATTTCAAGGCTCCCAGCAGCAAAACCAGCCACCGTTCACATCTCCTCCCTACAAGATACCTGTTCCAAATTCAACAGCAGTACTTGTCCTGGGAATATTATCAATCGTCGTATGCTGCTTCTTTGGCTTGATAATGGGAATCATAGCTCTCGTCCTTGCTTCAAAAGGCAGGGCACTATATGATGCCAATCCGCAGCTATATACGGAGACTTCTTTCAATAACATGAAGGCCGGCAGGATTTGTGCGATAATCGGGTTGGTACTCAATGCCATGGTGACAATATACTACCTCATCGTCTTCCTGATCGTCGGAACAGCAATGACATTTTTGCCATGGGATATGTTTAACACATAGTAGATGTTGTGAGAAGAATGATGAAATGTAAAAGTAATCCAGTGACCTCCTAAGACGGGTCAAGTAAAACCTGAGGTTTGGATTGAATAGAGTTTGGCATTTTGTTTTTGGAATTTATTTGGTGTTTGGTGCTTGAGATTTGGGATTTCAAGTATTCCATTAGCCGTATAAAAGTTAAAACTACTAATAATGAAGATATTATCGATTGAAAAGATCCGGCAGGGTGATGCCTATACCATCGAAAACGAGCCCATTGCCGATATTGACCTGATGGAGAGGGCTGCGACAGCCTGCGTCAAATGGCTGACCAAAAAGCTGGGAAAGACCACCAGCATCAAGGTCTTTTGCGGCATGGGCAATAATGGTGGCGACGGGCTGGCTATCGCAAGGCTTCTGGCAGGAAAAGGCTATACCGTTGAAGCTTACGTGCTCCGTGTCATCCAGAACATGTCGCCCAGCTGCCAGGTAAACTACGACCGGCTGTTTAAAATGCCCGGTGTCAGGATGTACGACCTTACTGGCGAAGAGGAATTGCCTGAGATCGTCGGCGAAGATGTGATCATCGACGCCATCTTCGGCTCCGGCCTGTCAAAACCGGTGAAAGGATATGCCGCTGAGCTTATCGACCACCTCAACAAAAACAATGCAGTGGTAATCGCTATCGACGTGCCGTCAGGATTGTTCTGCGATGAGACCAATACGCTGAATAAAGGCGCTATTGTCGAAGCCGATTTTACGCTCACCTTTCAGTTTCCGAAGCTGGCATTCTTTTTTCCGGAGAGCTTCAAATATGTCGGACTGTGGAGAATACTTGACATTGGTATTCATCCTGATTTCATCGACACTGTCGACACCAAAAACCATTACATTGAACCGGCTGATTGCCTGGCTGTCCTTAGAGTCCGTTCCAAGTTTGATCACAAAGGTTTTTTCGGACATGCATTGCTGATAGCCGGCAGCTATGGCAAGATGGGCGCGTCGGTGCTGGCATCAAAAGCATGCCTGCGCGCAGGCGCCGGATTGCTCACCGCCCATGTCCCTTCACATGGGTATTCCATCATCCAAACTGCGGTACCGGAAGCCATGACAAGCATCGACAACTCAGAAACCCATTTCACCGGATTGCCCGACCTGTCGAAATATAATGCTATAGGCATTGGACCGGGCATAGGCACCGAAAAGGAAACCCGGAATGCTTTAAAGTTGCTCATTCAAAGTACTACAATGCCCATTCTTTTCGATGCCGATGCCATTAATATCCTGGGAGAGGAAAAGACATGGCTCTCCTTTCTTCCAAGGAATTGCATTTTCACGCCCCATCCAAAGGAATTTGAGCGGTTGGTGGGTAAGAGCGACAATGACTTTGA
This genomic window from Bacteroidota bacterium contains:
- the rlmD gene encoding 23S rRNA (uracil(1939)-C(5))-methyltransferase RlmD, translating into MNRKINRIYEKVEITDAGSEGKAVARIDDLVVFVPYAAPGDVADIRITKDKRSYLEGNAIHFHVLSDKRIEPVCEHFGICGGCSWQHMAYEHQLYYKQKQVVDSFTRIGKLDVPEISPILPSAETLYYRNKLEFTFSNRRWLTAQDMAAGLSREMNAAGFHVPGIYDRVLDINRCCLQKNPSNAIRLAVKEYAGQNNLDFYDVRNWRGFLRNLIIRTTTGDDLMTILVFRQYEEKRIRKLLEYLSTTIPGITSLMFVINEKRNDIISDLEIRLFSGQPYIIETMPVPGNKNRTIRFRIGPVSFFQTNPLQAHRLYHIIHDFAGLSGKELVYDLYTGTGTIANMLSFNAVKVIGLEYVASAVEDARDNAIFNDIHNTQFFAGDIAKLLDEDFISANGKPDVIITDPPRAGMHEKVVRQILSLSPEKVVYISCNPATQARDIALMKDLYRIEKLQPIDMFPHTHHVENVALLLRKKV
- a CDS encoding CCC motif membrane protein, which produces MENQEFQGSQQQNQPPFTSPPYKIPVPNSTAVLVLGILSIVVCCFFGLIMGIIALVLASKGRALYDANPQLYTETSFNNMKAGRICAIIGLVLNAMVTIYYLIVFLIVGTAMTFLPWDMFNT
- a CDS encoding AAA family ATPase, which translates into the protein MRIFFIGYMGSGKTQTGRLLAERMNLEFLDIDHLFEEKYRISISAFYKKYGEELFRTLEHKLLRDNLHHDNMVMSVGGGTPCFHDNIQLMNDHGITVYLKVPAEELYHRLSTSRKSRPMLYNKTDESLRTHIFNQVAERQLFYAQAKITVEEKGLDIGKLVEMISAFNK
- a CDS encoding NAD(P)H-hydrate dehydratase; this encodes MKILSIEKIRQGDAYTIENEPIADIDLMERAATACVKWLTKKLGKTTSIKVFCGMGNNGGDGLAIARLLAGKGYTVEAYVLRVIQNMSPSCQVNYDRLFKMPGVRMYDLTGEEELPEIVGEDVIIDAIFGSGLSKPVKGYAAELIDHLNKNNAVVIAIDVPSGLFCDETNTLNKGAIVEADFTLTFQFPKLAFFFPESFKYVGLWRILDIGIHPDFIDTVDTKNHYIEPADCLAVLRVRSKFDHKGFFGHALLIAGSYGKMGASVLASKACLRAGAGLLTAHVPSHGYSIIQTAVPEAMTSIDNSETHFTGLPDLSKYNAIGIGPGIGTEKETRNALKLLIQSTTMPILFDADAINILGEEKTWLSFLPRNCIFTPHPKEFERLVGKSDNDFERNNLQREFSIKYNAYVVLKGAHTAITCPDGFCLFNSTGNAGMATGGSGDVLTGVILGLLAQNYHPKEAAILGVYLHGLAGDMAAAKKSMEALMASDITENLGRAYRKLVSGKD